The Arachis ipaensis cultivar K30076 chromosome B03, Araip1.1, whole genome shotgun sequence region TTCCTATGTGATGTTGCAACTTTATTATTGGTTGCTTTAATTTACGGGGTGCACATTGCTACACTATGTTTTTTTTGTATAGTGAGCAACTGTCAACTGTTCTAACAGAACACAATAACAACTTCAtacttctttttaatttttacgGCAAATCTCCTTATTATTTGTAAATTTAAGAGTATTGATCATAttgtaaatttaataaaaaagtgTATTAATGCAAAGGCCGAAGAGTTTCGGTCCGGAAGtagatttttcttatttttgagaTGTTGGGTCATGGGAGGCCCAAAAGAAAAAGAACTACGTTATGCAAAAACGAAACCCCACTCCGTcactgaccaaaaaaaaaaaccccacTCCGTCCAAACCAAAAgggggaaaaaaattaaaaatcaagaaACAGCAACCATTAACTGACAGTCTGACACTGCAACAGGTTCGATTTTCTCGTTGAAAGTTGAAAGGATGATGTAGAAGCTGTGTAATACATCTATGGCTACAGTTTCGCTACCTCGCAATTGTGGCTGTTTGTTGAATAGCGTGGATTTTCTTCACACCCGCACCACATACTACCCTTCCACCTTCATCACTTGTCTTACTTCCAGTTAGTCTAACATCCTTAACCGcttttacttcttttttttttttaatttaaaatttggaaCGGTTTTGCGTTAACCTAAATAGTACATGGAATGAATGCAGAAGAAATTCCACTCAATTTGTGTTGGTTAAGTGGATTTAACGAGGTTACTGCTCTTTGCAATGTCCAATTGGggttttacttttaaaatttcaCTAGATTTGATTCCACAGGGAGAAGATATAGCAGATGCTCCTTTGCAAAGAATtccaaaaaaaatggaggagaggcaGTTAGAGATGAGGCTGGAAATGAAGGAGGCGAGAAGAACTCCAAGTTTATAGCATCGAGGAGTGGTGTGCTTCAAGCTTGCACAATAACCTCTGCTCTGATTGCTGCATTGGGAGTGGCCATACGGCAGGTGTCTCATGTTGCATCAGCTGAAGGGTTGCCAATTTTGGATTGTTCCTCACAAGTATCATGTAACAATAATACATTACTGGAGTTTCAATAGATATAATCATGAATAGGATGTGTTCATTTATttgttttctgttatgttttgcCTGCAGTTGGTTTTGAGATGTGGCATCTTGAGTTGATTACAGGACTTGTAGTGTTCATATCATCATCTCGCTATTTGCTGTTGAACACATGGACAGATTTTGCCGATTCAAGCCAGGCAGC contains the following coding sequences:
- the LOC107631709 gene encoding uncharacterized protein LOC107631709, which produces MATVSLPRNCGCLLNSVDFLHTRTTYYPSTFITCLTSRRRYSRCSFAKNSKKNGGEAVRDEAGNEGGEKNSKFIASRSGVLQACTITSALIAALGVAIRQVSHVASAEGLPILDCSSQVSFGFEMWHLELITGLVVFISSSRYLLLNTWTDFADSSQAANLQVLSSLQPLDYMFVAFLPGISEELLFRGAILPLFGMNLNGVGVAALIFGVLHLGNGRKSSFAIWATFVGLAYGYATILSSSLVVPMASHALNNLIGGLLWRYTSNASSQK